The genomic segment GACGATGGCAGCGGCAATGCTGATGTTGACGAACTGGAAGCCGGACATGCCGCTCTATGACGTCTTTACGGGATCAGGAACGCTTGCCATCGAAGCGGCAATGATCGGACGCAATATCGCACCCGGGATCAACCGTGAGTTCGTCTCGCAGGAATGGGCAGCGATTCCGAAAAAAGCCTGGTTCGACGCGATCAAGGAAGCAAACGAAAAAGCCGAGTGGGACAAACCGCTCAAAATCTATGCCAACGATACGGATCCGGAGATGGTCAAGCTGGCGAAACAAAACGCTGAGCTCGCTGACGTCCGTGACGCAATCAACGTCATGCAACGCGACGCCGCTGACTTCAAGCCGAAGGAAGACTTTGGTGTCATCATCGGGAACCCGCCGTACGGGGAACGTTTGGAAGATGCTCGTGAAGTCCATCAGCTGTACCGGAAGATCGGCAATGCGTTCCGTGAATTCCCGTACTATAGTGTCTACATGATCACGTCGTACGTCGAGTTCGAAAAAGCATTCGGTCGTCCGGCGACGAAACGCCGTAAGCTCTATAACGGGAACATTGAAGTTCAGTTTTATCAATACTACGGATTGCGTCGGAAACGTCCGCAAGCGTAACTTGAAGAAACCGCTCATATGAATGGGCGGTTTCTTTGTGTCTCCTGAATGATAACAGTAATGTCGTTTTAATTAATTTAAAACTTTAAGATATGAAAATCTCTGTATATCATCATTAAACTTTCTTTTTGAATCTGTTTCTTGTATTTGAATATACCAACGCCAAAATAATGAGAGTTGAAAGTAAAATAACGCCAATAACAAATAAAAATTGCTTTTTTAATATCTCACTCAGTGCAAATAATAATAAACTGAAGCTAATACCAAACATAACTTTCCCCATGAATTTACACAAGGCTACTTCATCATATTTGGACTTTTCACTGTCAGACATTGTATTATAACCTGCAAGTAATGATGCTCCTTTTCCTTTTGATAGGAAGATAGCGAAAATTAAAAAAGGAACCAGGAGAATAAGATTAACAATTGCTCCATTCACAATAAATACCTCCTTTATATATTTTTAGTATATACACTGTAAGGAAGAGTTGCTAAATGAAGAGTATAGTCAAGTTAATTAAATTTCCAAAAGGTTTAGGGTAAGCGATTGGAAAATACGAAAAAGAGAATTAAATTTTCTTTTTTGCCAGAGGAGTTTATGAAGTGATGCGAAAAAAATTGAGTTAAAAGCATATTCGTATCACGATTGAAGTCACGAGTGGTCTCGACCATCTCATAAGTTTCTTTTTTATTCAAAATAATTATTCTTGACACAATTTGTTAATTTACAATAGACAGCATTAAGTAATAATTAAAGCCGTCAAATCGACGGCTGAGATGTTACCATTCAAATCCTTCTTCACTGTAAGATCCATCCGAATTGAAGAAGCGTTCTTCTGCTTTACCGCTTGATGTATTCGTATAGATGACGTATACATCAAGTTGATCGTACTTATCCGCCATTTTTTTAGCAGCTTTACGAGCATTGGCCTCATTCGTAAACGTTTCCGTCATAGTTGCTTTTTGATGGTTCTCTACACCATGTTCCTCATAACCTTCTACTGACCAGACTTTTTTTGATGACATAATAACCAACATCCTTTCATTGCAGAGCGAGTTGTGTAATGCTTTGCTGTTTATCATTATGCTTGGTTTCATTAAAGTTAGTCAAATCATCATCCTTGCTTGTATAGAGAATAGCATCCAGTAGGGACTTCAGATTGAAGACGAAAAACGATTGTTCTCTTACACGAGAAGAATCGTTTTTTAGCTTTGCTTAATTTAGGTGCTCGCTTACATTTTTGTAATCATCAGAAATATCAAATCATACTTCGTTTTAATATGGTAAATTATTGATGTTGGCAAATGGTTGAAGAAACCTGCCTGGATGTATGAAAAGGCGTTTGACTGTTGAAGATTTTAAAATATGCTCGACTAAGGGAGGACGAAGAATGGATTTTCTATGGATGGGTTTACTTTATGCAGGCATACTCGGAGTGCAGTATGTATTATCGAGTCAAAAGAATGTGTACTTAGGGGCAGTTGTTCCGTTGCTTTTTGTAGCGGGAATGACTTGGCGGTATGTTAACGTCGAGTCGGTTAGTACAATGCAATACTTGCTAATCACAGGGTTTGGTTTGCTTTGTTTGGTAGCCGAGTGGGGGAAAGGCCGAGAGGTGTTTCGGACAAATCAAGAAAAAGAATGGAATCGTATGAGAATACAAGATTTCAAGTGAGAAGCTGTCCCGATATGTGCCTTAAAAAAATCGCTCGATTTGAGCGTTTTTTTTATTGTATTATCCAATCATGATAAACACACCTACGACAAAGAAAATCAAATATCCTGATAACAGGAACAAGGCGATGAATTTACCTACTCCTCTTGTACTGAAAAGAGCAGTCACAAGTGCTGATGTTAAACCGATAATTAGAATGTTGGTTCCCCAAAATCCGTTAACATCTAATAAAAACAGTTGAGCAAAACTGACAATGATAAGTGCAACGGATATCCAACCAAGGTGTTTTTTCACGTATTGTCCTCCTAAGAAAGTAAATCAGTTACTTTTTATATTGGTTACAGCGAAGTAAAATATTCGCACGCTTTCTTCAGGTGCAACACAAGCCGCAATTACAACCGGAAAGCATCCTCAGTTGTTGATGATAAAGTAAAATCGTGCTCTGCACTTAGAAGAAGCTATTTACTTATCTATATTACCATATAATGTAATTAAATAAATAAAATTTTTATTTTTAAAGATTTGTATTTCAGTCATTACTTGTAAATGAAAGGAAATACTTAATTAATTGCCGAAAAGAATAACAATAGGAAACACAACAAGGAGAGGGGGAATCGTGTCATGTGGTTACTGTTTGGGATACTCGCCATCTTCGCGACGGCGGTGAATCTGATTTTGTACTTCATCGGCAAGGACTATAAGCTGGCAATGGCTGCCGGGTTATCGCTGACGACGCTCACGCTGTGCGCAGAATACAGTCAAATTGCGAGCTGGGTCGAAGCCGAGGACTGGGCGGCGCTCGCGGACGTTGTTCCCGGAATGGAACGCGCCTGGTGGTTCTTAACGATTATGTCGATTGGACTGAATCTGACACCACTGTTACTCGAATACAGAAAAAACCGATCTTGATTAACGCATAAATTCATTTTGAACAGGAGGTCGCTTGCAATGACCTATACCTATGCACCACTGACGCAACGTCAGGCGGAACAGATTGCGTATGACTGGAAATACGAGGGTGACTTTGCGTTCTACGATATGCCGAATGACCAAGAGGATTTGGAGGGATTTTTGGATCCGGACAAACGGACGGAACATTACTATGCGGTGATGGACGGTACGCAACTGTTCGGATTTTTTGTGTTTGAACCCGGACAGGACAGCCTTGAATTGGCGTTAGGGATGCGGCCTGATTTGACGGGACGAGGAAACGGAACGGCCTTTTTGGAATCCGGTCTTGCCTTTGCAATCAAGCAGTATCAACCACGTCACATTGAATTAGCCGTCGCAACGTTTAACGAACGGGCAATCCGGCTGTACACTAAAAGCGGTTTTGAACCGGTCGAGCAGTTTCAGCAGGCAACAAACGGCGGAAGCTATGAATTCGTCAAAATGCGTCTGCATACAGGAGGGATGGAATGAACATCGAACAGCAGTTATTTGAGGCAGCAAAAGAATTAATCGAAACGAGATATCCGAACGGATGGGGCGGAGCGGCAGCGATGGCGACCGATGACGGACGGATCTTGACGAGTGTCGCACCCGACGTCGTCAATGCGTCGACCGAATTGTGTATCGAGACCGGTGCCATCCTCGAAGCACACAAGTTAAACTGTCGGATCACACATACGATTTGTGTCGTACGGGACGATGAACAGGCACCTTTCAAGATTTTGAGTCCATGTGGTGTCTGCCAGGAGCGTCTGTTTTACTTTGGTGCGGACGTTAAAGCTGCCGTCACGAATCCCGAGCAAGCACTAGTCTATAAAGCACTCCATGAGTTGCAGCCGTACCATTGGTTAAAAGCGTATCAATAGGTAATATACGTGTTATTACAAAAAGATGAGCGTACATGAGTTTCATGTGTACGCTCATCTTGATTTTTTGGGTTGATACAAAAGATTATTTCAATCTAGCACGAACCGAAAGTTTCTTTTGTGATAAAGTCTTTCGGACATAAGTTCCTGCACCTAACGCAACAGCGGCACCGATACAGCTCGACAAGCAACCGAGTATTAAGTACATCGATGGATCTGATTCACCAATCAGGACGGAGGCGATACCTCCGATCGCTGGAAACAGCGCTACCATGTAGCCGCTTTTGGCACCACCGATTTTCTCGACCAGCTTTAAGTAAAAGAGCCACGCTCCAAACGAAGCAAGCAGCGTGAGGTAGAGAAGGGCAGATAAGTAAGAAATAGAGGACGGTAGACGGATGTCTTGCCCCTGCAATACGACGACTGTGCCGAGAAGCACACCACCTGCGATAAATCCGATTGCATTCGCATAAATCGGATCAACTTGTTTCTTCGCGTTCCGTGCTGAACTGGCGTCGCCGATTGCTGTAATGGCAGTACCGAGCAGGGCAAGCACGATTCCTTTTACATCATTCGGATGTATGTCGTGTAGAGTCGGGTAGAGTAAAATCAAAACGCCTAGCACACCTAATATGCCCCCCATCAGGATGCGGATATGTAAATGTTCTTTTAAAAAGATTCGTAAAGCAACGGGCGTGAAGATGACTTTCAATGAAAAAATCAACGTGACGATTGCAGCTGAACTGAACATGGTCGCGTAATAGAGACACAGATAGCTGAGTGCGAAGTTACAAATACCAAACACCAGGAGATACGGAAGATCCTCTTTCGAAGGTTTTCCTTTTGGCTTCATGATCCAGACCAGACTACTAAACAAAATCGCTGTCAGGAATAAGCGATAGGTCAACGATAACTCTAAGCTGACCGGCGTACCTTGAATCTTGACGGCAATGAAATTAAGCCCCCAGATCAATAAACAAAAGATGTACATAAAAATCGTCATCGGTATTTTCCACTCCTAGATCAAGACAATCAGCGAAAATCCAATCAGGATGTTGATGAAATTGAGGACATCCGTTGTTTTGGTATAAATTGATCTTCCCGTTTTCTTTGCATTGTCATTGAGAACCATCAAAATGACAGCAAACAGCGTCGTCAAACCGAGCGGGGCGTTGAGAAAACTGTCGGAATACGTGAATGAATTAATTACGAGGTAAAGACTGTTCAGTATTGAAAGATAGAGTAATGTTTTTTGCATCCAATCACATCCTGTTTGATTTATTATATGATTATACATTTTTACATAAAATTGCCACATGGGGAAGGGGAGTCTTTCATGTTTTCTCCTGTAACAATCTAAAATTTTGGATTCTTCACAATTGATTTTCAATTAAAAACAGGAAAGAGAGAGGGCGCTTATGTTTGCAAAAATTGAACAGCAAATCAAAGAACAGATACAGGCACAATCGATTCCGGGATTTTCCATGGCGGTCGTGCAAGATCAGGAAGTCATTTATTCGAACGGATTTGGTATCACGAACAGAGAAGAGGGCGGCGTTCCTGTTACCTCTAACACACTTTTTCGGATTGGCTCACTCAGTAAGCCGTTAACTGCAACGGCGATTATGGTATTGGTGGACAAAGGTCTGTTGAATCTCGATCTTCCGATTAAAGAATATGTCCCTCATTTTGAATTACAGGACAAAGATGCTGCTGAGATCATCACACTGCGTATGCTATTAAATCATTCAGCCGGGATTCAAGACGGGACAGACCTTATTGGCAGTCGTGATGTAACGGCACTTGAACACTATTTTTTGCATGAGGTCCCGACGTTGTCCATGGTTGCTCCGCCCGGCTTGATCTTTTCGTACAGTAACCATCACTTGAACATTGCCGGATATGTCGCGGAATTCGTATATGGAAAGTACTTTCCCAAATTGATGAAAGAAGTCCTTTTCAATCCACTCGGTATGTCTCGTACCGTCTATGATCCACTGCTTGCGATGACCTATTCCGTAGCACTCGGTCATGAACGAACAGAGCAGGGGGATCAGGTCGTAAGACCGTTCTATGAAAATGCTGCGAATTATCCTTCTTGGTTTGCCATGTCGACGGTAGCGGATTATGCCAAATTTTTAATCCTGCATCTCAATCAGGGACGATTTGAGGAGCGTTCGATTCTCTCTCCTGCAGCTACAAAGGAGATGCAGACCAAGCAAGTAAATCGCTATAATCTGAATCAACTCGGTTGCGGCACGACCTTCATCACGGAAAAGTATCATGGATTTTCAACGATTCGGCATGGGGGAGCCATCGGGACCTATATATGTTTCATGCTGGCTGTCCCGGAAAAAAAGCTTGCGATCGTCACGATGGCAAGCCAAGACTACGGGATTGATCTAGCCTATGAGGTCATGGATACGTTACTCACCGTAAAGTCGACGGACCTCAAGCCGCAATCCATCCAACCTAACGTCAATCATTGGGAACGGTTTACCGGGTCTTATCTAGGAAATATAAGTGGACTGGCACGAATCTTTGTAGAAGGAGAAAACTTAACGTTGGACCTGAACGGACAGGAGATGACACTTCATGCATTTGACGAAGACATCTACTTTGCGAAAGATCCGGAAGGAAACGCTGCCGTGACGATTGGTTTTGCCGGTAATTTTGATGAAAAAGTACAGTATATTGTTGTCGACGGTCACGCTTGTAAACGAATCGATTCGAAAAAAGTGTTGCTTCCTCAAGCGGAATGGACACCACTGATCGGCCATTATTCGAATGGTGCCATCTCGTTTGATTTACAAGAAGAAGAGACTTCCTTGTATTTAATTGATGAAGAGGAGTATCTGGTTTGTACACCACTGTTCGGTCAATTCTTTTACACAGAAAAGCACGGGCTGCTGGAGATCAGAGAAGTAGAAAATACGCGGATGATGATTTTGCAGGATAACTGGAAGCTTGATAAAGTGGCGGATTAAAAAAACATAGAATGGTATGAGTTAAAAAATATCTTGAATTAATGAAGAGGAGCAAAATCCCATCACTGTTAAAGGTGAAGTCACTTTGCTCCTTTTCATCATACGTATGAATAATGGTTAAGCGATGTTTGCAAAAACAATCGTTACTAAGAAGAAAACGAATATGTTTACTCATCCATAGGTCTTAGCTCCCTGGTTTGTAGATATCACGACGATGGCCAATCTCAAGAATCAAAATCACGACTTTGTCCTCTTGGATGTCAGCGATCAGACGGTAGTCGCCAATGCGATACCGCCATTCACCCGAACGATTCGAAACCAATCCTTTTCCATGACGACGCGGATCATCCGTCCCGACCAGGTTCTTCTTGATCCAGGACATGATGATCCGCGTTTGTTGAGGATCCATCTTCTTAAGGGACTTTTGAGCTCCGCGCTCAAACTCGACTGTATATACTGTCATTCTAAATCAAGTGCCTTTATCATATCATCAAACGAGATTGCTTCTGATTTTTTGCGGTGTGCTGCCATGGAATCATGATAGAGTTGTAAATCAATCTCATCTTCAATACGATCGAGAACGGCATCGCGAACAAGTGTAGAAATCGTGATGTTTTTTGCTTTCGCATATTCTTTGATAAGTCGCGTATCCTCATCATCGAGTCGAACAGAAATCGTACTCATCCTTATCATCTCCTTTGTAATACATTGTAATACATATTTAGATGTTAGTATAGATACGAGTTCGTTCTCACTTCAATCTATTTTGATTAAGAGAGCAAACTGACCATCACCATTCTCCGACCATCTTGCTTGAAGTTCATATGCGTACGTTCCACTCTTTTTTGGTATTACGAGTTGCTTATTTTTTAACGTAACCGGGTTACTTTTTTCAGTCATGTGCAGACCGTCCGCGTAGATTTTGTCGACGCATTGACCTCTAAACATACCACTCCAGCAAAATGTACCTTGGACCGTTAAAATACTTTGTCCCTTTATCTCGACACGGGGATCTGGCGGCTCATTACATAAGGGTTCGAATTGAACAAAAAAACGCAAAGATGATCATTACAGAACCAGTCAATAAGTATTTACGCATTTGAAACTGTTCTCCTACGCAAGTAGTATCTTAAAAAATCAATCATATTTTTAATCAGATCATCTGATGTGAGTTAAACTGAAATGTGGCTTAAATCGGATATCAACTTCCGTTTTTCCTGAATTGTCTCGGATTTTTAAACACTCATTTTCATTTCTGATTGATTCTATATGATGTAGTTCAAAATCGAAGATCGTCCAATTGTATATATCACTACTTAGACTGACGATGCATTTATTTTCATATTGTGAGATATACAGTAATATCTGAAACCCGAGCTTATCGATTTTACTATACATATAGAACCCTGCTCCTTCCTTTGGTATGTGTTGTTTATAGGTAGGTGTCGCGGTAATGACTTTCATAAGGATTTCGTCCTTAATGTTTAGAAGTAGGCAGATTTGTGGCTAGTTTTGATAAAACTAATGAATCAAGCAAGATTTCTTTGCTTGATTCATTCTGGAGGTTCCAAATGACAATCGAAGTAATTAAAAATATAAGGGTGTTGTTTCGCGAAGAAGCGAAACGACCAGTCCCATTGTTGGACTACCTTGAACTAAACGATTTACGAATCGATGAACTTCTGAAAGAGGAAGATCGGAATGGTGAATTTATTATTGAATTCAAGCTTGAACAAGACACCATCACGTTGTCTTACGAAATGCATGAGAGGGAAGAAACATCACAAGTCGAATACATCGTGTATTTCATCTGTAAGTGGAAATGGATTTGGCAATGGTATTCGAAACGATTTTTAGAACACGACATACCATTTGACGTTTATCCGACAATTATCGATTACGCGAAAGCCCGCATACGTCCACTCGAATTAATGGAAGAAACGATTCAAGAATTAGAGGGATATACAAAAGAATAAGTAGTTCAGATAACGTGGAGAAACTTCAAATTAACAGCACAAAAGGTATACCAAAAAACATTATAAATAGCAGTAAATTTAGCAATAAAAAACGCTTGGAGAACCAAGCGTTTTTTTGCGGTTTTTTATAAATTAAATTTTCCCTTAACTGTTTGTGCAACTTCTTCCGCACTCAAGTTTGTATTGTTTATCTTAATATAGTTGGTGAAGTTGATTTCGCCGTCTAAGGAATTCAATCTATATGTCTGCATTGTTTTTATTAAGTCATTTTCAGACCATTCAATATTCCTTTTCGATGGCTTATGTTCAAGTCTATTAGAACTTTTATTTCGCTCAAGTCTTTCATTCAAATCAGACTCAAGTTCTACATAGTACACAGTTCCACCTTTAGACTCAAAAAGCTGAGCGACTTGATTGACATAATCCCAATCTGCTTGTAAATCAAACGCCCATACATAAGTAAAAATCATTCCGTATAAATCACTACTTGATACTTCTTCAAATATCTCTTGCCGAAATAAACTTACTAATCTCTTTCCTTCTTTCGTACCGTAGTCAAAGAAATGATTAACCAAATCAATAGTCATATGATTATGAAATAGTTTCAAATCTGTTATTTTTGCTAATTCCTGTCCTACTGTCATTTTGCCAACTGCTTGAGGACCAAAAATAAGAACAAATTTCATAAGCTCTCTCTCCTAAAAATTATTTATTATCTCTTATTATGGGTCGGGACCGTTCGATGACTTTGAAGAGTCCGATCAAAATCTGGATCAAATTTTAGAATATGATGAAATAAACAGTAAAGAAAACATGCGAGAACAGGGACTTTATTTTGATCCGGAGATGGAAAGATGGATTCAGATTCCGGCTTCTCTCGACATCATCAAAAAGATAATTCGGCCATTATCAAACGTAATGTAAGGACGGGCTCGACGTTTAAGAAAGCATCCTGCAACGATATTTTTTTGTATTCACCGAACCTGACTCAATTGAATCTGTGCTCTTTTCACTACTATTTTGCTTACGCATCACTTAAGAAGATCTTGGTACTTATACCCCTTTAAGATGTCTTGTTGATCGGCAAATGTCCAGTCTGATATGGAACGGTCAGGATTCGTTTTAAAGTAATGATTCATGATATCCCGTCCTAAGATGTAGTTACTCCATTGAGGAATATCCTTTTGGTGGTTACCGCCTACAACTTCTTCATAAGTAGCTTCACCGCTCTCAATCAGACTTGCTACATGTTTCTTGGTCTTGTCATCCATTCGGACGTTCCATGGCGTTGAAACGTCTTTGACGACACGATCGGCAAAGGCATCCGCCTTGCCTTCGGTGATGATTGAATCAAGAATCGTATTCATCTTATATTCAGGTGTATCATGAAGAATCAAGTGATGGTATTCATGCGCGATTGAATAGGCGAGTATATTTTTATCAAAGTTTGTATCGAGATACAGAATGAACGTGTCTTTATATGCTGCGCCGAATACTCCCTTCATGGATTCACTCATAGAAAAATACTCCGAGTTGGTAGGTGCGATGAAAATCGTACTTTTCTTTTTAGGAAGTACCTTATTTGCAGCGGTATAGTTTTTTATGATGATGTCTTTGATTTCGTCATGGTGTTTCATCAAGTCGTTTGTCCGATCCACCAGTTCTTGCTCGTAAGCAGTTGATTGCAACATGAAGTAGCCTTTTAGACTGGTCGTATCAAAGTTTTCTTTCTTTCCGATTTCATCTATGTAGCCGAGGACAGAATTAGCATAATTTTTTTTATCCGCTTCTGGATCATTTTCTTTAAGGGATGCCTTCAAATAGTTTTGATAGGGGGTATAAAGCGGCACGATGTTTAATTCACTATCCTTACCGATTTTCACAGTTTCCGGTTTGAATTCTTTACTTTCGGAATGTGTCACTGCTTTTTCTTTTTCATCTGAACATGCGGATAACAGAAGGAACGGGACACAAAGCATAGGAACGATTACTTTTTTCAACGGGATGACCTCCATTAGTGTTTATTATTTTGTCAATATGTAGGAATGAATGCTTCAGTGAGCGTAAGTTCAATGTAGTGAAGCGACATTACTTTATACGGTAGACCGCTGCATAAGGTTTCGATAATTCCTTTTATTTACAAAAAATATCGTGTATTAAATTGTTTTGAAAACTGATCGAATAAGAAGTTATCGAAATCGTGAAACCTGCTTTGAGAAGAAGAAGTAGAAGAGAGCAAAGGGGATGATGAAATGGTACGATGTACGAATTGTGACTACAAGTGGAAGACGAAAGAAGTACTGGCGGTTGGTTTTGCGAAGCATGGCAAGCCATGCCCGAACTGTGGTGAGAAGCAGTATCTTTCAAAAGATACGCAGCATTATCTGTCGCTCGGATACGTCAGCCTGTTTTTTTTACTGATCATGCCGTTTGTCGTTAAGCTGAGTGACCGGGAAGAACACATCTGGTAAGCAACTGGTTGCATGTTCAAAAAAGACGGAGTTTTTTCAGCGGCGTATACTGACGGAAAAGGGGGCGCGACGGGATGCCATCACTCTATGAGATTGAAGTGAAAGACGCAACCGGACAGACCGTTTCATTACAAGATTATGCGGGAGAGGTACTTCTCATCGTCAATACAGCGAGCAAATGCGGGCTCGTCGGACAGCTAGGAGACTTGCAACGGTTGTATGACACGTATGCGAATCAAGGCGTCAAAGTCCTCGGATTCCCGTGTGACCAGTTCAACCATCAGGAATTTGCTGATCAGCAAGAAACGATGCAGTTTTGTCAGCGGAATTACGGTGTAACGTTTCCGATGTTTCAGAAGATTGACGTCAACGGACCGACGGAACACCGGTTATATACGTATTTAAAACAACAGCAGGGAGGACTATTGTCGTCAAACATCAAGTGGAATTTCACGAAGTTTCTTGTTGATCGGCAAGGGCGGGTCGTTAAACGGTTTGCCCCGGTTGATTCGATCCAGACGATTGAAAAAACACTGGCGCGCTATGTATAATGAAACCACGTCCCGTCCGGCGCAAGCCGTCGGGCAGGGCGTATCGCATCACCCTACCTTTGGCGAGGTAGGTTTTTTTTATGTCAGTTCTCTTTCGGCAGATTAAAAGAATGTCGGATGGTAAAATCACTCATCTTGTGACCAAGATCCGTAAAAACAGGCGGACGCGGGGACAGGATATGAAAGTCCTGTTCGAAGGCTCGAATGGAGTAATGGGTCCAGTCTCGCGACGGGTCTCGCTTCAATCCCATCCAGGCCGTCGCAAAGGTTAGAAGTGCGGAGTCCTTATAAAGGACGAGTGGAACCGTATTAAACTCCACCCCGTCATCCAGTTCATGCAAATCCGACGACCGGAGTAAGACACAATCTGCTTCAAACAATAGTTCAAAATAATTGCAGGAATAGTCGCCGATGAGCACCATGATTTCGTCCGTATGGCCGCGAAAATAAAGTGCTAACCGATCGCTGTTTTTCTCATCTATGACTAAGTGATCAAGTGCAATCTGATAGTCTTCCCGGTACAACAGTTTCTCAAATGTGATGTGCATGACTATTCCTCCTTAAGAGTGTTTTTCCTTGGCGAGTTCGAGGATGTCCGGCTGTCGTGTCGAACGCGACGACCAGACGAGTAGTCCGATACCGCAGAATAAAAGCGAAATGCCGACCCACGATAACAGACTGAGCGTTTCCCCGAGGACAAAGACGCCGAGTAAAGCAGCGGTCAACGGTTCACCGAGCGACAGCGTGACGGCAGTCGAAGACGAGACGTGCGCAAGACCTCGTGCGAACAACAGATAGGCAACACCTGTTGCGAAGACGCCAAGATGCAGACTGATGCCGGCACCGCGCAGACTAAAGACCCATGACAGATCGAACAGGAACAGGAGCGGCGACAACAAGAGAGCGCTGAGTGTAAAGACGACGGCGACGACCGACAGCGGGGGATGGGTTTTCACCAGATTCCGGCTGACGAACGTGTATGCGGCGAACGACAGTCCGGCACCAAGAGCGAGCAAAATGCCGAGCGGATTGACCGAGACTGCCGCTTGATTCATGACGAGCAGCAAACAACCGGCAATCGAGAGTAATGTCGACAGCCACCAAATCGTACCGGGGCGGTTTTTTAAGACCAACCATTCAATCCCTCCGGAAAAAATCGGCGCACTGCCGATCGCGACGACCGTTCCGACGGCGACACCGGTCATGAGAACAGCGGAAAAGAACAATGGCTGATAGGCGGCCATGCTGAGGGCGGCTAGAAAAACCGTGAGCAGCGGCCAATCTTTTAAGGTCAGCTTTCCCGTCAGTAAGACGAGGCACAGTAAAAATAATCCGCCGACCGCCAAACGAACGGCGCCGATCGCAATCGGATGAGCCGCTTCCGGCGCAAAGGCTTGCGACGTGCCGGTCGTGCCCCACAGCATTGCTGCGAGTAAAATCAGCAACATCGACGATTGTTTCTGCATGGATTACCTCCGAATTTATAGACATAGATGCTGTTTGAGGATCATTTTTGATTAGAAAAAGAATACCACAGAACCAAGAAAGAAGAATCACCTAATTTATTGGTAAAATGGTAGAATCGAGGAAGACGTATCAGCGAGCCTCAGATAGAGATACAAAAAGGATGGAGATCATGAATCAAATCGCAGTTGTCCTAGATGGACTCAAACAGAAAATCAGCATGGATCGACGTTCATTCAACGGAAGTATAACGAAATCGGTCAAGCAAAATTTAATTTGCTCGAACCGATGAACGCCTAGTT from the Exiguobacterium oxidotolerans JCM 12280 genome contains:
- a CDS encoding THUMP domain-containing class I SAM-dependent RNA methyltransferase, with product MAKRLVIATAAMGIEALVAKEVRDLGYECTVEDGKVYIDCEMEDIPRLNLWLRTADRVKLVVAEFKATSFEKLFDQVKDLPWSELLPWEANYVVNGRSVKSKLFSIRDCQKITEKAIVSHMQEAYNKGDEWLPKTGASFPIEVALLKDIATLTIDTSGDALHKRGYREFHSAAPLKETMAAAMLMLTNWKPDMPLYDVFTGSGTLAIEAAMIGRNIAPGINREFVSQEWAAIPKKAWFDAIKEANEKAEWDKPLKIYANDTDPEMVKLAKQNAELADVRDAINVMQRDAADFKPKEDFGVIIGNPPYGERLEDAREVHQLYRKIGNAFREFPYYSVYMITSYVEFEKAFGRPATKRRKLYNGNIEVQFYQYYGLRRKRPQA
- a CDS encoding DUF3784 domain-containing protein, which produces MNGAIVNLILLVPFLIFAIFLSKGKGASLLAGYNTMSDSEKSKYDEVALCKFMGKVMFGISFSLLLFALSEILKKQFLFVIGVILLSTLIILALVYSNTRNRFKKKV
- a CDS encoding GNAT family N-acetyltransferase, which encodes MTYTYAPLTQRQAEQIAYDWKYEGDFAFYDMPNDQEDLEGFLDPDKRTEHYYAVMDGTQLFGFFVFEPGQDSLELALGMRPDLTGRGNGTAFLESGLAFAIKQYQPRHIELAVATFNERAIRLYTKSGFEPVEQFQQATNGGSYEFVKMRLHTGGME
- a CDS encoding cytidine deaminase, which codes for MNIEQQLFEAAKELIETRYPNGWGGAAAMATDDGRILTSVAPDVVNASTELCIETGAILEAHKLNCRITHTICVVRDDEQAPFKILSPCGVCQERLFYFGADVKAAVTNPEQALVYKALHELQPYHWLKAYQ
- a CDS encoding DMT family transporter produces the protein MTIFMYIFCLLIWGLNFIAVKIQGTPVSLELSLTYRLFLTAILFSSLVWIMKPKGKPSKEDLPYLLVFGICNFALSYLCLYYATMFSSAAIVTLIFSLKVIFTPVALRIFLKEHLHIRILMGGILGVLGVLILLYPTLHDIHPNDVKGIVLALLGTAITAIGDASSARNAKKQVDPIYANAIGFIAGGVLLGTVVVLQGQDIRLPSSISYLSALLYLTLLASFGAWLFYLKLVEKIGGAKSGYMVALFPAIGGIASVLIGESDPSMYLILGCLSSCIGAAVALGAGTYVRKTLSQKKLSVRARLK
- a CDS encoding serine hydrolase domain-containing protein gives rise to the protein MFAKIEQQIKEQIQAQSIPGFSMAVVQDQEVIYSNGFGITNREEGGVPVTSNTLFRIGSLSKPLTATAIMVLVDKGLLNLDLPIKEYVPHFELQDKDAAEIITLRMLLNHSAGIQDGTDLIGSRDVTALEHYFLHEVPTLSMVAPPGLIFSYSNHHLNIAGYVAEFVYGKYFPKLMKEVLFNPLGMSRTVYDPLLAMTYSVALGHERTEQGDQVVRPFYENAANYPSWFAMSTVADYAKFLILHLNQGRFEERSILSPAATKEMQTKQVNRYNLNQLGCGTTFITEKYHGFSTIRHGGAIGTYICFMLAVPEKKLAIVTMASQDYGIDLAYEVMDTLLTVKSTDLKPQSIQPNVNHWERFTGSYLGNISGLARIFVEGENLTLDLNGQEMTLHAFDEDIYFAKDPEGNAAVTIGFAGNFDEKVQYIVVDGHACKRIDSKKVLLPQAEWTPLIGHYSNGAISFDLQEEETSLYLIDEEEYLVCTPLFGQFFYTEKHGLLEIREVENTRMMILQDNWKLDKVAD
- a CDS encoding type II toxin-antitoxin system RelE family toxin — translated: MTVYTVEFERGAQKSLKKMDPQQTRIIMSWIKKNLVGTDDPRRHGKGLVSNRSGEWRYRIGDYRLIADIQEDKVVILILEIGHRRDIYKPGS
- the relB gene encoding type II toxin-antitoxin system RelB family antitoxin yields the protein MSTISVRLDDEDTRLIKEYAKAKNITISTLVRDAVLDRIEDEIDLQLYHDSMAAHRKKSEAISFDDMIKALDLE